From one Rhopalosiphum padi isolate XX-2018 chromosome 2, ASM2088224v1, whole genome shotgun sequence genomic stretch:
- the LOC132921768 gene encoding adenylate kinase 8-like: MIKARQMCYLEKHRIYEMFKNMVKALVIFQPPDHLRFVAWYWKRRRHVDVLKILLVAPPNHRLNTDKVYVALNIAKSTGVVTIDRRNVLRRHRKKRVHNGDDDDDRCDSTNFMTMLLEYMKAKGASEKGWVLLDIPNSNKEADMMISLGILPTHTIVLNEPVGLCETQMKIDKFNLIYKNIEFEIKMKFRFTLKEINVQGKSIDQITELCLDQIICQKPSDVPFVPRVTVIGPKGSGCFFVASALSKRFNLVNVDFDQMLDQKAVTSNRKIAEETAYSWLKEKLIEDNCIENGYVIKGFPRTRADFEWLDSTEMAPNRVIFLAISFPEIYNRFKNRCLVKNTGTTMSLNRAVDELKAGTLKFEHLSRYPLDSGKFLCEFKTYCRYLKEMLYYCGDSCSIVTFGESLCDKASACVVFSSPASGARPRDRMPSRLTASLAERMLLPAEYEDVCRDPGLSEAARNLLNALNRDAKRLENSGFHQAV; encoded by the exons ATGATCAAAGCTAGGCAAATGTGTTATTTGGAGAAGCACAGGATATACGAAATGTTTAAG AACATGGTTAAAGCACTCGTCATATTTCAGCCACCGGATCATTTACGATTCGTCGCGTGGTATTGGAAACGCCGGCGTCATGTGGACGTACTGAAAATCCTATTGGTTGCTCCCCCCAATCACCGGTTAAATACAG ACAAAGTGTACGTTGCACTCAACATAGCCAAAAGCACCGGAGTGGTAACCATCGATCGGCGGAACGTACTACGCAGACACCGGAAAAAACGAGTTC ACAACGGCGATGACGACGATGACAGATGTGATTCGACGAATTTTATGACCATGTTGTTGGAGTACATGAAAGCGAAAGGGGCCTCGGAAAAAGGATGGGTACTTTTgg acATCCCAAATAGTAATAAAGAAGCAGACATGATGATAAGTCTTGGTATTCTACCGACACACACAATCGTGCTGAATGAACCAGTAG GTTTATGCGAAACTCAAATGAAAATTGACAAGTTCAATCTGATTTACAAAAACatagaatttgaaattaaaatgaaatttcgATTCACGTTAAAG GAAATCAATGTGCAGGGTAAATCAATCGACCAGATAACAGAATTGTGCCTGGATCAAATAATATGCCAAAAACCGTCTGACGTTCCGTTTGTGCCTAGAGTGACAGTTATCGGACCTAAAGGATCTGGATGTTTTTTCGTAGCCAGCGCTCTATCCAAGAGATTCAATTTAGTCAACG TGGATTTTGATCAAATGTTGGATCAAAAAGCTGTTACTAGTAACAGAAAAATCGCCGAAGAAACGGCATACTCGTggttaaaa gaaAAACTAATCGAAGACAATTGTATAGAAAATGGTTATGTAATTAAGGGTTTCCCGCGTACAAGAGCTGATTTTGAATGGTTGGATTCAACTGAAATGGCTCCAAAtcg aGTCATATTTTTGGCGATTAGTTTCCCAGAAATATATAATCGTTTCAAGAACAGGTGCTTGGTCAAAAATACGGGAACTACTATGAGCCTGAACCGAGCAGTCGACGAGCTAAAAGCTGGTACGTTGAAATTTGAACATCTAAGCCGGTATCCGTTGGATTCAGGAAAATTTTTATGCGAATTTAAAACGTATTGCAGATATTTAAAA GAGATGCTCTATTATTGCGGAGATAGTTGTTCTATCGTCACTTTTGGCGAGTCTCTATGCGACAAAGCGTCAGCGTGCGTCGTATTCTCGAGTCCGGCCTCAGGCGCAAGACCTCGCGACCGTATGCCGAGTCGGCTAACCGCTAGCCTTGCTGAACGGATGCTTTTACCCGCGGAATACGAAGACGTCTGTCGCGATCCCGGGTTGTCCGAAGCCGCTCGGAATCTACTTAACGCCCTCAATCGAGACGCTAAACGACTGGAAAATAGCGGTTTCCATCAGGCTGTTTAA